A window of Adhaeribacter arboris genomic DNA:
GGAATAGAATAATTTAAAAGCTTATCCTAAAACTTTACTTGGAATCAATTTTTCTAGATAGGAAAAAAGGCTCTCACTTTTTTATAACAGTACCTTTTCAGATGCTTAAAGGGCAAAGTGGGTTCCGTATCTTTTATGGAGCAGTTATTCGAAAGTAATTCTACAAACTGAAATCAAAGCAAGAACTTTGGGTTTAATCTTTACTATAAGACAAGCTTTGTTGCAGAGTTGCTTTAATAAAAGAAAAGGATTTTGGATAATGAATAAGAATTTAAATTTTAGGCCGTACGGCTTTTATAAAAATTTTCTGGTAATAGCGCGAGTATAAATTATCTTCAATTACTCCCAAACTGGAAGAGGCATGAATAAACATTATCTGGTCTTTACTTTTTACGTCGGTTACCATACCTACGTGCGTAATTCGATTGCTGAATTTGCTGGCGCCAAAGAAAACTAAATCCCCTTCTCGAATCTCGCGTTCTCGTACCGGGCGGCCAAACTTACTCTGATCGGTAGAGTTGCGGGGTAGGGTTACATTAATAGTTTTAAAAGAAGTACAAAGCAGGCCGGAACAATCCATGCCGATGCGGGTAGTGCCGCCAAAACGATAAGGGGTAC
This region includes:
- a CDS encoding C40 family peptidase, which codes for MLRRELFKLYITILLGTLLAMASCRSARQTVSFGRRPSGMAVDTSQRLLEKAFLKKSRKLERIARRMERRNARLAKTRIDRKVSKVIQVARSYRGTPYRFGGTTRIGMDCSGLLCTSFKTINVTLPRNSTDQSKFGRPVREREIREGDLVFFGASKFSNRITHVGMVTDVKSKDQIMFIHASSSLGVIEDNLYSRYYQKIFIKAVRPKI